The following are encoded together in the Bacillus cereus group sp. RP43 genome:
- the accA gene encoding acetyl-CoA carboxylase carboxyl transferase subunit alpha → MAELEFEKPVVELRNKIRELKDYTKNSQMDFSEEIRILEDKLEKLEEDIYGNMKVWDRVQIARHAERPTTLDYIEHLFTNFFECHGDRLFGDDAAIVGGIAKYKGMPVTVIGHQRGKDTKENIRRNFGMPHPEGYRKALRLMKQAEKFNRPIICFIDTKGAYPGKAAEERGQSEAIARNLFEMAGLTVPVICIVIGEGGSGGALGLGVGDYIHMLENSTYSVITPEGAAAILWKDAGKAKEAAEAMKITALDLKELGVIDEIIPEAKGGAHRNVLKQSENIDLMLKKTFEQLSGISKDELIEKRYEKYMKIGQVSFSNASIGIK, encoded by the coding sequence ATGGCAGAGTTAGAATTTGAGAAACCAGTTGTTGAGCTAAGAAATAAGATTCGTGAACTGAAAGACTATACGAAAAACAGCCAGATGGACTTCAGTGAGGAGATTCGTATTTTGGAAGACAAGCTAGAAAAACTAGAGGAAGATATATACGGCAATATGAAAGTATGGGACCGTGTTCAAATTGCTCGTCATGCAGAACGACCGACAACGCTCGATTATATTGAGCACTTATTTACTAATTTTTTTGAATGTCATGGAGATCGCCTATTTGGCGACGATGCAGCGATTGTCGGCGGCATTGCGAAATATAAGGGGATGCCTGTAACTGTAATTGGGCACCAACGCGGAAAAGATACGAAAGAAAATATTCGTCGTAATTTTGGGATGCCTCATCCAGAAGGATATCGAAAAGCACTGCGTCTAATGAAACAAGCGGAGAAGTTCAATCGTCCAATTATTTGTTTCATTGATACGAAGGGAGCTTATCCTGGTAAAGCAGCTGAAGAACGTGGACAAAGTGAGGCAATTGCCCGTAATTTATTTGAAATGGCGGGTTTAACTGTACCTGTTATTTGTATCGTTATCGGTGAAGGTGGTAGCGGTGGTGCGTTAGGTCTTGGAGTAGGAGATTACATTCATATGCTAGAAAATTCCACTTATTCTGTTATTACACCAGAGGGTGCGGCGGCAATTCTTTGGAAAGATGCTGGTAAAGCAAAAGAAGCTGCAGAAGCGATGAAAATTACAGCATTAGATTTGAAAGAATTAGGTGTAATTGACGAAATTATTCCAGAGGCAAAAGGCGGAGCGCATCGTAATGTTTTGAAACAATCAGAAAATATAGATTTAATGCTTAAGAAAACTTTTGAACAATTAAGCGGAATTTCGAAAGATGAATTAATCGAAAAACGTTATGAAAAATATATGAAAATTGGGCAAGTTTCGTTTTCAAACGCTTCCATTGGGATAAAATAA
- a CDS encoding GntR family transcriptional regulator has product MTSSNTKVYLEIVKKIRSIMEEDCLVAGDRLPSERELSSRLNVGRSSVREALRALELVGLIETRRGEGTFIRNFYDNGLVQLIAPFLLQDEKTIRDLLQTKQLLEKDMIRIVCNLPKETFSKVLSKLHQVLEENESSIPMLHQTFFKTLIEQFDNYLLYRIWMIVNDYVATLSCEVSGDSIEMYRKLYATLEVKQENDALKIYDELVENIQFHS; this is encoded by the coding sequence TTGACATCATCAAATACAAAAGTATATCTCGAAATTGTAAAAAAAATCCGTTCCATTATGGAAGAGGATTGTTTAGTAGCAGGGGATCGTTTGCCATCTGAGCGTGAGTTAAGTTCACGCTTAAATGTTGGACGTTCCTCTGTAAGAGAAGCATTACGTGCTTTAGAACTGGTAGGATTAATTGAAACGAGACGTGGTGAGGGGACGTTTATTCGAAACTTTTACGATAACGGTCTTGTACAATTAATTGCTCCGTTCTTGCTGCAAGATGAGAAAACAATTCGTGATTTATTACAAACAAAACAATTGCTTGAGAAAGATATGATTCGAATTGTATGTAATTTACCGAAAGAAACGTTTTCTAAAGTACTAAGTAAATTACACCAAGTGCTTGAAGAAAATGAAAGCTCAATTCCAATGCTTCATCAAACGTTTTTTAAAACACTTATTGAACAATTCGATAATTATTTACTATATCGCATTTGGATGATCGTAAATGATTACGTTGCAACTCTTTCTTGTGAAGTTTCAGGAGATTCTATTGAAATGTATAGAAAGCTTTATGCTACTTTGGAAGTGAAGCAAGAAAATGATGCACTAAAAATTTACGATGAATTAGTAGAGAATATACAGTTTCACTCGTAA
- a CDS encoding malic enzyme-like NAD(P)-binding protein has translation MHKVHQGKLETVSKVKVENAKDLSLAYSPGVAEPCKEIYDDKSKVYEYTMKGNMVAVVTDGTAVLGLGNIGPEASLPVMEGKAVLFKSFAGVDAFPIALNTNDVDKIVETVKLMEPTFGGVNLEDIAAPNCFVIEERLKKETNIPIFHDDQHGTAIVTVAGLVNALKLVGKKMSDIKVVANGAGAAGIAIIKLLYRYGVRDVIMCDRKGAIYEGRPVGMNPVKDEVAKYTNKNRIEGSLADVLQGADVFIGVSAAGALTEEMVRTMNDDAIIFAMANPVPEIMPELAKAAGAAVVGTGRSDFPNQVNNVLAFPGIFRGALDVHATQINEEMKMAAVQAIAELVSEDELNADHIIPAPFDARVAPQVAAYVAKAAMETGVARRQVDPNEVAEKTKQLALIGKE, from the coding sequence ATGCATAAAGTGCATCAAGGAAAATTAGAAACTGTATCAAAAGTAAAAGTAGAAAATGCAAAAGATTTAAGTCTTGCATATTCTCCAGGGGTTGCAGAGCCTTGTAAAGAAATTTATGACGATAAAAGTAAGGTATATGAATATACAATGAAGGGAAATATGGTAGCAGTTGTGACAGATGGAACGGCTGTACTTGGTCTTGGTAACATTGGACCTGAAGCATCTCTTCCAGTAATGGAAGGTAAAGCTGTATTATTCAAGAGCTTTGCTGGTGTAGATGCATTCCCGATTGCCTTAAATACAAACGATGTAGATAAAATTGTTGAAACTGTAAAATTAATGGAGCCAACTTTTGGCGGTGTAAACTTAGAAGATATCGCAGCACCAAACTGCTTCGTTATTGAAGAACGTTTGAAAAAAGAGACAAACATTCCGATATTCCATGATGATCAACACGGAACAGCTATCGTAACAGTAGCAGGCCTTGTGAATGCGCTGAAGTTAGTTGGAAAGAAAATGTCTGACATTAAAGTTGTCGCAAATGGTGCAGGTGCAGCAGGTATTGCAATCATTAAACTTTTATATCGCTATGGTGTACGTGACGTTATTATGTGTGACCGTAAAGGTGCAATCTATGAAGGTCGTCCTGTCGGTATGAATCCGGTGAAAGATGAAGTTGCAAAATATACAAATAAGAATCGTATAGAAGGTTCTTTAGCTGACGTTTTACAAGGTGCTGACGTATTCATTGGTGTATCTGCAGCAGGTGCATTAACTGAAGAGATGGTTCGTACAATGAATGACGATGCAATTATTTTTGCAATGGCGAATCCAGTTCCAGAAATTATGCCAGAATTGGCAAAAGCAGCGGGCGCAGCTGTTGTTGGAACAGGTCGTTCTGACTTCCCGAACCAAGTAAATAATGTACTAGCGTTCCCAGGTATTTTCCGCGGTGCACTTGATGTACATGCGACACAAATTAATGAAGAAATGAAGATGGCAGCTGTACAAGCCATTGCGGAGCTTGTATCAGAGGATGAGTTGAATGCAGATCATATCATTCCAGCGCCATTTGACGCGCGTGTAGCGCCTCAAGTAGCGGCTTACGTTGCGAAAGCAGCAATGGAGACAGGAGTGGCTCGCCGTCAAGTAGATCCAAATGAAGTCGCTGAGAAAACAAAACAATTAGCGCTGATTGGTAAAGAATAA
- the accD gene encoding acetyl-CoA carboxylase, carboxyltransferase subunit beta, which produces MLRDLFVKKKKYAAIPSEQVRKDVPDGVMTKCPKCKKIMYTKELLKNLKVCVNCGYHHPMNAWERLDSILDEGSFREYDKEMVSLNPLEFPGYEEKLENDRKKTELNEAVVTGEGTIDDMLVVVAVMDSRFRMGSMGSVVGEKIARAVEKAYDLQVPFIIFTASGGARMQEGILSLMQMAKTSVALKKHSNAGGLFISVMTHPTTGGVSASFASLGDYNLAEPGALIGFAGRRVIEQTVREKLPDDFQTAEFLLEHGQLDAVVHRDDMRESLRKILEVHQGGEMAVWQS; this is translated from the coding sequence GTGCTAAGAGATTTATTCGTGAAAAAGAAAAAGTACGCTGCAATACCTTCAGAACAAGTACGAAAAGATGTACCAGATGGTGTTATGACAAAATGTCCAAAATGTAAAAAAATCATGTATACGAAAGAGCTTCTGAAAAATTTAAAAGTATGTGTGAACTGTGGATATCATCATCCTATGAATGCATGGGAACGCCTTGATAGTATATTGGACGAAGGGTCATTCCGTGAGTATGACAAAGAAATGGTTTCATTAAATCCACTCGAGTTTCCGGGATATGAAGAGAAATTAGAGAACGATCGTAAGAAGACTGAATTGAATGAAGCGGTTGTAACTGGTGAAGGAACAATTGATGACATGCTTGTTGTTGTTGCAGTAATGGATTCTCGTTTTCGAATGGGCAGCATGGGATCTGTTGTAGGAGAGAAAATTGCCCGTGCGGTTGAAAAGGCATACGACTTACAAGTTCCATTTATTATCTTTACTGCGTCGGGTGGTGCTCGTATGCAAGAAGGGATATTAAGTTTAATGCAAATGGCAAAAACAAGCGTAGCTTTGAAAAAGCATAGTAATGCAGGAGGGTTATTTATTTCTGTTATGACTCACCCGACGACGGGCGGGGTTTCAGCAAGTTTCGCTTCACTTGGTGATTATAATCTTGCAGAGCCAGGTGCACTTATCGGATTTGCTGGTAGGCGTGTAATTGAACAAACAGTGCGTGAGAAACTGCCGGACGATTTCCAAACGGCAGAATTTTTACTAGAGCACGGTCAATTAGATGCGGTTGTGCATCGTGATGATATGAGAGAATCACTCCGTAAGATTTTAGAAGTTCATCAAGGAGGGGAAATGGCTGTATGGCAGAGTTAG